GCAGCCGCCATGCCAAGCGCTGGCAGGATATCGAGGAGTTGCTGGCGGCCGGCATCGATGTCTACACCACGCTCAATGTGCAGCACCTGGAAAGCCTCAACGACATCGTTGGCCAGATCACCGGCATCGTGGTGCGCGAGACGGTGCCCGACCGGGTGTTCGATGCCGCAGCCGAGGTCACGCTGGTCGACTTGCCGCCAGACGAACTGCTGGCCCGGCTGCAGGACGGCAAGGTCTACCTCGGCCCGCAGGCCGAGCGCGCCGCGCAGCACTTTTTCCGCAAGGGCAACCTGCTGGCGCTGCGCGAGCTGGCGTTGCGCCGCGTGGCGGATCGGGTCGATGCACAGATGCGCGCCTACCGCGCCGACCAGGCGATCGCCCAGGTGTGGCAGGCGCGTGAACGGCTGCTGGTGTGCGTCGGCAGCGGCGAAGGCAGTGATCGACTGCTGCGCAGTGCGGCGCGGCTGGCGGCCAGCCTGCATGCAGATTGGCTGGCGGTGCATGTGGAGACGGCTGGCCGCGCCAGCCCGCAGCAGCTCGAACAGGTACGGCGCGCGTTGGCGCTGGCGCAGGAGCTGGGCGCCGAGACGGCGATGCTGGCGGGCAGCGATGTCGTCGCCACCCTGCTGGCGTACGCGCACAGCCGCAATGTGTCGAAGCTGGTGGTTGGCAAGACCCGGCGCCGTGCCTGGTGGCAGCCAGCGGCATTGTCCGAGCGCCTGGCCGAGCAGGCCCGCGACGGCGATGTGTACGTGGTGGCCACCACGACGGATGAGGAGCCGGAAGACGACGGGCGCCTGCGCTACTACGCCGACGCCGAGGCCACCGCACGCAACCGGCGCGGCGTGGTGGCGGCGGTGCTGGCCTGCGTGGCAACGACCGCGCTGGCCGCGGCGCTGAGCCAAGTGTTCGACCTCGCCAACGTGGTGATGCTCTACCTGTTGGCCGTGGTGTTTGTCGCCATCCGCTACGGCCGCCTGCCCGGTGCGGTGGCGTCGGTGCTGGCGGTGGCCTGCTTCGATTTCTTCCTGGTGCCGCCCACGCTGTCGTTCACCGTATCCGACACGCAATACCTGCTGACCTTCGCGGTGATGCTGGTGGTGGCGCTGGTGATCGGCCAGCTGGCGGCGCGGCTGCGTTTCGAGGCGCAGGCGGCGACGCAACGCGAGCGGCGCACCCGTGCGCTGTTCGAGCTGACGCGGGAGCTCGGTGCCGCGCTCACCACCGAGCAGATCGTCGAGATCGCCACGCGCAACCTGGAAGCGGTGTTCGCCGCCCGCGCCGGCCTGTTGCTGCCGGACAGCGACGAGCGGGTGCGTGCTGCCGGCAGCACGTTGCCGGTCGATGCCGGCGTGGCGCAGTGGGTGTATCAGCGTGGCGAGCCGGCCGGGCGCGGCACCCGCACGCTGCCGGCGAGCGACGCGCTCTACCTGCCGCTGAAGGCGCCGATGCGCACGCGCGGCGTACTGGCGCTGGCAGCCGATGCGCCCGTGCTGGCGCAGCCCGAGCAGCGCCGGCTGCTCGATACCTTTGCCGCGCAGATCGCGCTGGCGATCGAGCGCGTGCACTACGTCGAGGTGGCGCAGGACGCCATCGTGGCGATGGAAGGCGAGCGTTTGCGCAATAGCGTGCTCGCCAGCGTATCGCACGATCTGCGTACGCCGTTGACTTCGCTCACCGGGCTGGCCTCGCTGCTGGTCGAGCGCGAACTGCCACCCGAACGCCAGCGCGAGATCGCCAGCAGCATCCGCGACGAGAGCGAACGGCTGGGCCGGCTGGTAACCAATCTGCTGGAGATGGCGCGACTGGAGGCCGGCGTGCGGCTCTCGCTGGAGTGGCAGCCCGTGGACGAGGTGATCGGCGCCGCGCTGCGGCTGAGCGCCAGTGTGCTGGCGCGGCACGCTGTGGTGACCGACGTGCCCGCCGACCTGCCCATCCTGCAGTTCGACGCGGTGTTGATCGAGCGGGTGCTGGTGAACCTGCTGGAGAACGCGGCCAAGTACACGCCGCCCGGCAGCACCGTCACCGTGTCGGCACGGGCGCAGGGGGCATGGCTGGCGGTGACCGTGGCCGACGATGGCCCGGGGCTGCCCGCAGGCATGACGAGCCGGGTGTTCGACAAGTTCGCCCGTGGCGAGGCGGAGTCAGCCACCCCGGGTGTCGGGCTGGGGCTGGCGATCTGCCGCGCCATCGTCAGCGCGCACGGTGGCAGAATCGAGGCGCTGAACCGCGCGCCGCATGGCGCCGCCTTCGTCTTCACGCTGCCGGTGAAACCGGCACCCAGCCTCCCCGAGTGAGCCTAAACCTTCATGAACGAACATCCGGTCCATATCGTCGTGATCGAGGATGACCAGCCGATCCGCCGTTTCCTGCGGGTGACACTGGAAGCCGAGGGCTTCGTGGTGCACGAGGCCGAGACCGCCGGCGCCGGGCTGACTGCCGTCGGCAACCGCAAGCCCGATCTGGTGATTGTCGACCTTGGCCTGCCCGATTTCGACGGGGTGGAGCTGATCCGCCGGCTGCGCGCCTGGGCCACGCTGCCGGTGCTGGTGCTGTCGGCGCGTACGCAGGAAACCGAGAAAGTGGCTGCGCTCGATGCCGGTGCCGACGATTACCTGGTCAAGCCCTTCGGCACCGCCGAGTGCCTCGCGCGCATCCGCGCGCTGCTGCGCCGCCACGCCGGCAGCGCGGCCGGCCCAGCACAGCGCTATGCCTTTGGCGATGTGGCCATCGATCTCGCGGCGCGGCTGGTTACCCGTGCCGGCGAGCCGGTGCACCTGACGCCGATCGAATACCGGCTGCTTGCCACGCTGATCCGCCACGCCGGCAAGGTGCTGACGCACCGCGAGCTGCTGCGCGAGGTGTGGGGGCCGTCGCATGCCGAGAGCAGCCAGTACCTGCGGGTCTACATGGGCCATCTGCGGCAGAAGCTCGAGCACAACCCGGCCAATCCGCGCTACATCGTCACCGAGACCGGCGTCGGCTACCGGCTGGTCGAATAGCTGCTGCCGGTTGCGTCCTACACCATTCGCCTGCGCTGGCTGACAGCGCGGGCGCCGCCTGCGCACGACAATGCAGGCATGGACGATCCCGGGAGTGCCGTCATGTTGAGCGAAATGATTTCCGGCGAGCATGCGCGTACCAAGGTGGCAGCGGTGTTCGATTCCCAATCCGGCGCCGAGGCCGCGGCGGAA
This region of Chitinolyticbacter meiyuanensis genomic DNA includes:
- a CDS encoding sensor histidine kinase encodes the protein MPTTRPDPDQLLETLRRDEEAAARGRLKIFFGACAGVGKTWAMLAAAQASVEEGVDVLVGVVETHGRAETAAQLAGLRQLPPSTVEYRGRQLAEFDLDAALAARRGLLLVDEYAHANVPGSRHAKRWQDIEELLAAGIDVYTTLNVQHLESLNDIVGQITGIVVRETVPDRVFDAAAEVTLVDLPPDELLARLQDGKVYLGPQAERAAQHFFRKGNLLALRELALRRVADRVDAQMRAYRADQAIAQVWQARERLLVCVGSGEGSDRLLRSAARLAASLHADWLAVHVETAGRASPQQLEQVRRALALAQELGAETAMLAGSDVVATLLAYAHSRNVSKLVVGKTRRRAWWQPAALSERLAEQARDGDVYVVATTTDEEPEDDGRLRYYADAEATARNRRGVVAAVLACVATTALAAALSQVFDLANVVMLYLLAVVFVAIRYGRLPGAVASVLAVACFDFFLVPPTLSFTVSDTQYLLTFAVMLVVALVIGQLAARLRFEAQAATQRERRTRALFELTRELGAALTTEQIVEIATRNLEAVFAARAGLLLPDSDERVRAAGSTLPVDAGVAQWVYQRGEPAGRGTRTLPASDALYLPLKAPMRTRGVLALAADAPVLAQPEQRRLLDTFAAQIALAIERVHYVEVAQDAIVAMEGERLRNSVLASVSHDLRTPLTSLTGLASLLVERELPPERQREIASSIRDESERLGRLVTNLLEMARLEAGVRLSLEWQPVDEVIGAALRLSASVLARHAVVTDVPADLPILQFDAVLIERVLVNLLENAAKYTPPGSTVTVSARAQGAWLAVTVADDGPGLPAGMTSRVFDKFARGEAESATPGVGLGLAICRAIVSAHGGRIEALNRAPHGAAFVFTLPVKPAPSLPE
- a CDS encoding response regulator yields the protein MNEHPVHIVVIEDDQPIRRFLRVTLEAEGFVVHEAETAGAGLTAVGNRKPDLVIVDLGLPDFDGVELIRRLRAWATLPVLVLSARTQETEKVAALDAGADDYLVKPFGTAECLARIRALLRRHAGSAAGPAQRYAFGDVAIDLAARLVTRAGEPVHLTPIEYRLLATLIRHAGKVLTHRELLREVWGPSHAESSQYLRVYMGHLRQKLEHNPANPRYIVTETGVGYRLVE